One window of Kiritimatiellia bacterium genomic DNA carries:
- a CDS encoding type II toxin-antitoxin system VapC family toxin gives MGREVFLDTGAFYALLVKKDDAHERMEGYMRESARQRRLFVTTDYVLDETATLLKARGHGPVASAFLAGILESASCRVVWMDPELFSDAFAFWAKHEDQDWSFTDGVSFTVMRRLKLRTALTKDRHFREAGFETPLLG, from the coding sequence ATGGGGCGTGAAGTATTCCTGGATACCGGGGCGTTTTACGCGCTGCTGGTAAAAAAGGACGACGCGCACGAACGCATGGAGGGGTACATGCGCGAGTCCGCCCGGCAGCGCCGGCTTTTTGTGACGACCGATTATGTCCTCGATGAGACCGCCACGCTCCTGAAGGCACGCGGGCACGGCCCGGTGGCTTCGGCTTTCCTGGCCGGCATCCTGGAATCCGCGTCCTGCCGTGTGGTCTGGATGGACCCCGAACTCTTCAGCGATGCCTTCGCCTTCTGGGCCAAGCATGAAGATCAGGACTGGTCCTTCACGGATGGGGTCAGCTTTACCGTCATGAGGCGCCTGAAGCTTCGAACGGCCCTGACCAAGGATCGCCATTTCCGCGAGGCCGGTTTTGAAACACCCCTCCTGGGCTGA
- a CDS encoding type II toxin-antitoxin system prevent-host-death family antitoxin, producing MTAVSLLEFRKDAGGVLNRVRRGQSLLLTVRGKPVARLEPVKRKAGPEDPLYRLADLAAEDGVSLSNAEMDRGIYGA from the coding sequence ATGACCGCGGTTTCGCTGTTGGAGTTCCGGAAGGATGCGGGGGGGGTGTTGAATCGCGTGCGTCGCGGCCAGTCGCTGTTGCTGACCGTTCGCGGCAAACCGGTGGCGCGCCTCGAGCCGGTGAAACGAAAGGCCGGCCCGGAAGATCCTTTGTACCGGCTGGCCGACCTGGCGGCGGAAGACGGCGTGTCCCTGTCCAACGCCGAGATGGACCGGGGGATCTATGGGGCGTGA
- a CDS encoding aspartate kinase, with amino-acid sequence MKVAKFGGTSLADAGQILKVLEIVRADPDRRIVVVSAPGKRSKDDTKVTDLLIACAKAMLARGEAEAELALVVHRFAEIGRELDLPSALLTEIEQDLRGRLSADRSHKGLFTDAVKAAGEDYSARCVAAAFARKGVPAAYACPREAGMVLSDEPGNAQVLPESYARLAALRGRPGVTIFPGFFGYTRAGRIVTFPRGGSDITGAILAAAVKADAYENFTDVDSVYSADPRIVPDARPIELLTYREMRELAYSGFGVFHDEAILPAVHANIPINIRNTNRPSAPGTMVVPERPAHTGGVVGISSSDGFCTLFLSKYLMNREIGFGRKLLQILEEEGLSYEHAPSGIDNTSVILRDHQFTPEKERHVVGRIQKELGADDVEVERGLALLMVVGEGMSHTVGLAARATRALADAGVNIEMMNQGSSEISMMFGVKADDRKKAVKALYHAFFN; translated from the coding sequence ATGAAAGTGGCTAAATTCGGCGGGACCTCGCTGGCGGACGCCGGCCAGATTCTCAAGGTGCTGGAGATCGTCCGGGCCGACCCGGACCGGCGGATCGTCGTGGTCTCCGCGCCCGGCAAGCGGTCGAAGGACGACACCAAGGTCACCGACCTGCTGATCGCCTGCGCGAAGGCGATGCTGGCGCGCGGCGAGGCCGAGGCGGAACTGGCGCTCGTGGTGCATCGCTTCGCCGAGATCGGCCGCGAGCTGGACCTGCCGTCCGCCCTGCTGACGGAGATCGAACAGGATTTGCGCGGTCGGCTGTCCGCCGACCGCAGCCACAAGGGCCTGTTCACGGATGCCGTCAAGGCCGCGGGCGAGGATTACAGCGCCCGCTGCGTCGCGGCCGCCTTCGCGCGGAAGGGCGTGCCGGCGGCCTATGCCTGCCCCCGCGAGGCCGGCATGGTCTTGAGCGACGAGCCCGGCAACGCCCAGGTGCTGCCGGAATCCTACGCCAGGCTGGCCGCGCTGCGCGGCCGGCCCGGCGTGACGATCTTCCCCGGGTTCTTCGGCTATACGCGGGCCGGCCGGATCGTCACCTTCCCGCGCGGCGGCTCGGACATCACCGGCGCCATCCTCGCCGCCGCCGTGAAGGCGGACGCCTACGAGAATTTCACCGACGTGGATTCGGTCTATTCCGCGGACCCGCGGATCGTGCCCGACGCCCGGCCGATCGAGCTGCTGACCTACCGCGAGATGCGCGAGCTGGCCTACTCGGGGTTCGGCGTGTTCCACGACGAGGCCATCCTGCCCGCGGTCCACGCGAATATCCCGATCAACATCCGCAACACCAACCGCCCGTCCGCGCCGGGCACGATGGTCGTGCCGGAGCGGCCCGCGCACACCGGCGGCGTGGTGGGCATCTCCAGCAGCGACGGGTTCTGCACGCTGTTCTTGAGCAAGTACCTGATGAACCGCGAGATTGGGTTCGGCCGGAAACTGCTCCAGATCCTCGAGGAGGAGGGCCTCTCCTACGAGCACGCGCCGTCCGGCATCGACAACACGAGCGTCATCCTGCGCGACCACCAGTTCACGCCGGAGAAGGAACGCCACGTGGTCGGCCGGATTCAAAAGGAATTGGGCGCGGACGACGTCGAGGTCGAACGCGGGCTGGCGCTGTTGATGGTCGTGGGCGAGGGGATGAGCCATACCGTCGGCCTGGCGGCCCGCGCCACGCGGGCCCTGGCCGACGCCGGCGTGAACATCGAGATGATGAACCAGGGCTCTTCGGAAATCAGCATGATGTTCGGCGTGAAAGCGGACGACCGTAAAAAGGCCGTGAAGGCTTTATATCACGCGTTTTTCAATTGA
- a CDS encoding valine--tRNA ligase: protein MADLAKHYDPKSIEERWYREWTERGLFHSDASRGGKPFCIVIPPPNVTGILHMGHALNNSIQDILIRWKRMQGFNTVWVPGTDHAGIATQNVVERALKKEEKKTRDDLGREEFIRRVWKWREQYGATIIRQLKKIGASCDWDRERFTMDEGLSRAVAEVFIRLYEKKLIYRGEYIINWCPRCRTALSDEESEHEDLGGKLYYIRYPVKDAKKKEHVLVATTRPETLLGDVAVAINPRDERYRHLVGKTLVLPILQRELRVVEDDFVDPKFGTGVVKVTPAHDPNDFAIAQRHGLTPINVMNDDGTMNEAAGPYAGMDRFACREDIVEDLRDAGLVEKIEDHDHAVGHCYRCHTMVEPRLSPQWFVKMKPLARPAIEAVRDGRIRFIPERWTKVYLDWMENLRDWCISRQIWWGHRIPVFYCDACGHEWAAREKPGSCPKCGSADFRQDEDVLDTWFSSWLWPFSVFGWPEKGADLSFYYPTVTLSTASEIIFFWVARMIMAGFEFMGDLPFREVYIHGTVRDESGLKMSKSLGNSIDPLAITEQFSADALRFSLIMLTATGQDVFLSNNKFEIGRNFGTKIWNAARFIQMQTKGPAASDEPAFDAATLSADDRHILAKLHAAIAACDDNLARYRLNDYAKTLYEFLWHQFCDWYVEYAKQVLYGTDEKRKSDVLGVMHYVFSRALRLLHPLMPFLTEELWHGMGYAALHGDSYLMTEKWPEPRPEEDLHAWGITPELVAYVDARHDLVRIGRTLRADYGIPPGTRVKFTVRPVSPPVAGQLESDREAIVSLLKAETLAIDPAFAPVGAMPSGLSPLGTIFLSLEGLVDAAKEVEKLNGQIEEAEDGIQKLARKLDNLDFVTRAPAAVIEQHKARKAELVEKLEKLRKLRDMLKTA from the coding sequence ATGGCTGACCTGGCCAAGCACTACGATCCCAAGTCGATCGAAGAGCGCTGGTACCGCGAGTGGACCGAGCGCGGGCTGTTCCATTCCGACGCCTCGCGCGGCGGCAAGCCGTTCTGCATCGTCATCCCGCCGCCGAACGTGACGGGCATCCTGCACATGGGCCACGCCCTCAATAACTCCATCCAGGACATCCTGATCCGCTGGAAGCGGATGCAGGGCTTCAACACGGTCTGGGTGCCCGGCACGGACCACGCCGGCATCGCGACGCAGAACGTCGTCGAGCGCGCGCTGAAGAAAGAGGAGAAGAAGACCCGCGACGACCTCGGTCGCGAGGAGTTCATCCGGCGCGTCTGGAAGTGGCGCGAGCAGTACGGGGCCACGATCATCCGGCAGCTCAAGAAGATCGGGGCCTCCTGCGACTGGGACCGCGAGCGGTTCACAATGGACGAGGGCTTGAGCCGCGCCGTCGCCGAGGTGTTCATCCGGCTCTACGAGAAGAAGCTGATCTACCGGGGCGAGTACATCATCAACTGGTGCCCGCGCTGCCGGACCGCGCTGTCCGACGAGGAGAGCGAGCACGAGGACCTCGGCGGCAAGCTTTACTACATCCGCTACCCGGTCAAGGACGCGAAGAAAAAGGAGCATGTCCTGGTCGCCACGACTCGGCCGGAGACCCTGCTCGGCGACGTCGCCGTCGCCATCAACCCGCGGGACGAGCGATACCGGCACCTGGTCGGCAAAACTCTTGTCCTCCCGATCCTCCAGCGCGAGTTGCGCGTGGTGGAGGACGACTTCGTGGACCCGAAGTTCGGCACGGGCGTGGTCAAGGTCACGCCCGCGCACGACCCGAACGACTTCGCCATCGCCCAGCGGCACGGCCTGACGCCGATCAACGTGATGAACGACGACGGCACGATGAACGAGGCCGCGGGGCCGTACGCGGGCATGGACCGCTTCGCCTGCCGCGAGGACATCGTCGAGGACCTGCGCGACGCCGGGCTGGTGGAGAAGATCGAAGACCACGACCATGCCGTCGGGCACTGCTACCGCTGCCACACGATGGTCGAGCCGCGGCTGTCGCCGCAGTGGTTCGTAAAGATGAAGCCGCTGGCCCGGCCCGCTATCGAGGCCGTGCGCGACGGCCGCATCCGTTTCATCCCGGAGCGCTGGACCAAGGTGTACCTCGACTGGATGGAGAACCTCCGCGACTGGTGCATCTCGCGGCAGATCTGGTGGGGGCACCGCATCCCGGTGTTCTACTGCGACGCCTGCGGCCACGAATGGGCGGCCCGCGAGAAACCCGGGTCCTGCCCGAAATGCGGCTCGGCGGACTTCCGGCAGGACGAGGACGTGCTGGACACGTGGTTCTCCTCGTGGCTCTGGCCGTTCAGCGTGTTCGGCTGGCCCGAGAAGGGCGCCGACCTCTCGTTTTACTACCCGACCGTGACGCTCTCGACGGCCTCGGAGATCATCTTCTTCTGGGTCGCGCGCATGATCATGGCGGGCTTCGAGTTCATGGGCGACCTCCCGTTCCGCGAGGTCTATATCCACGGAACGGTGCGCGACGAGTCGGGGCTCAAGATGAGCAAGAGCCTCGGCAACTCCATCGACCCGCTGGCGATCACCGAGCAGTTCAGCGCCGACGCCCTGCGCTTCAGCCTGATCATGCTCACGGCGACGGGGCAGGACGTGTTCCTCTCCAACAACAAGTTCGAGATCGGCCGGAACTTCGGCACGAAGATCTGGAACGCCGCGCGGTTCATCCAGATGCAGACCAAGGGCCCGGCGGCCTCCGACGAGCCGGCCTTCGACGCCGCGACACTATCCGCGGATGACCGCCACATCCTGGCCAAGCTCCACGCCGCCATCGCCGCCTGCGATGACAACCTGGCGCGCTACCGGCTCAACGACTACGCCAAGACCTTGTACGAATTCCTCTGGCACCAGTTCTGCGATTGGTACGTGGAGTACGCCAAGCAGGTTCTGTACGGCACGGATGAGAAGCGGAAAAGCGACGTGCTGGGCGTGATGCACTACGTCTTCTCCCGCGCGCTGCGCCTGCTGCACCCGCTGATGCCGTTCCTGACCGAGGAACTGTGGCACGGGATGGGCTACGCGGCGTTGCACGGCGATTCGTACCTCATGACCGAGAAGTGGCCCGAGCCGCGCCCCGAGGAGGACCTGCACGCGTGGGGGATCACGCCGGAGCTGGTCGCCTACGTGGACGCCCGGCACGACCTCGTGCGCATCGGGCGCACGCTGCGCGCGGACTACGGTATTCCGCCGGGCACCCGGGTGAAGTTCACCGTCCGGCCGGTCAGCCCCCCCGTGGCGGGGCAGTTGGAATCCGACCGCGAGGCGATCGTTTCCCTGCTCAAGGCGGAGACCCTGGCGATCGACCCGGCCTTCGCGCCGGTCGGCGCGATGCCGAGCGGCTTGAGCCCGCTGGGCACGATCTTCCTGTCGCTCGAGGGCCTCGTGGATGCCGCGAAAGAAGTCGAGAAGCTCAACGGCCAGATTGAGGAGGCCGAGGACGGCATCCAGAAACTGGCCCGGAAACTGGATAACCTGGACTTCGTCACCCGCGCGCCCGCGGCGGTGATCGAGCAGCACAAGGCCCGCAAGGCGGAGCTGGTCGAGAAGCTGGAGAAGCTGCGCAAGCTCCGTGACATGCTCAAGACAGCCTGA
- a CDS encoding homoserine dehydrogenase produces MKEIGIGLLGFGTVGAGVVEGLQQNDRLLEERLGLRLVLRRLADLDLDSDRGVKVDRALMTRDAGEVIRDPKVDVVVELIGGVTKAKEFIRQALELGKPVVTANKALLAEAGAELHRLAAEKKTALYFEASVGGGIPIIKAVREGLVANRIASVYGILNGTCNYILTRMEEEQMPFDQVLKAAQQAGYAEAEPSLDVDGRDTAHKAVVLASLAHGFPVPMSAVHVEGIRSISSGDIAYAAEMGYRIKLLAVIKQGGNGVEVRVHPTLVPHAHPLAAVSGVFNAVLVSGDIVGDTLYYGRGAGRRATASAVLADLADAARDLASGARRPPVLRQASGALRPIGEIVTRCYLRLSLLDKPGVLALVAQALGRNGISIASVMQKETRQGEHVPVLVVTHAAPESAFRAALAEIDTLDVVGAPTVRIRIEDF; encoded by the coding sequence ATGAAAGAAATCGGCATAGGCTTGCTCGGCTTCGGTACCGTCGGGGCCGGGGTGGTGGAAGGCTTGCAGCAGAACGACCGGTTACTCGAGGAGCGCCTGGGCCTGCGGCTCGTCCTGCGCCGCCTGGCCGACCTGGATCTGGACTCGGACCGCGGCGTGAAGGTCGACCGGGCCCTGATGACCCGCGACGCCGGCGAGGTCATCCGCGACCCGAAGGTGGACGTCGTCGTGGAACTCATCGGCGGCGTGACCAAGGCGAAGGAATTCATCCGGCAGGCGCTCGAACTCGGCAAGCCCGTGGTCACGGCCAACAAGGCCCTGCTGGCGGAGGCCGGCGCGGAGTTGCACCGGCTGGCCGCGGAAAAGAAGACGGCGCTCTATTTCGAGGCCAGCGTGGGCGGCGGCATCCCGATCATCAAGGCCGTTCGTGAAGGCCTGGTGGCCAACCGGATCGCGAGCGTGTACGGTATCCTTAACGGCACCTGCAATTACATCCTCACGCGCATGGAGGAGGAGCAGATGCCCTTCGACCAGGTGCTCAAGGCCGCCCAGCAGGCCGGGTACGCCGAGGCCGAACCGAGCTTGGACGTGGACGGCCGCGACACGGCCCACAAGGCCGTCGTCCTGGCCTCGCTCGCGCACGGCTTCCCCGTGCCCATGAGCGCCGTGCACGTCGAGGGCATCCGCAGCATTTCCTCCGGGGACATCGCCTACGCGGCCGAGATGGGCTACCGCATCAAGCTGCTGGCGGTGATCAAGCAGGGCGGCAACGGCGTCGAGGTACGCGTGCACCCGACCCTTGTCCCGCACGCCCACCCGCTGGCCGCGGTCAGCGGTGTGTTCAACGCGGTGCTGGTGTCCGGGGACATCGTGGGCGACACACTGTACTACGGCCGCGGCGCGGGGCGCCGGGCGACCGCGAGCGCGGTCCTGGCCGACCTCGCCGACGCGGCCCGCGACCTGGCGTCCGGCGCGCGCCGCCCGCCCGTGCTCCGGCAGGCGTCCGGCGCGTTGCGGCCGATCGGCGAGATTGTCACCCGCTGTTACCTGCGCCTCTCGCTGCTGGACAAGCCCGGCGTGCTGGCCCTGGTGGCGCAGGCCCTCGGCCGCAACGGGATCAGCATCGCGTCGGTGATGCAAAAGGAGACCCGGCAGGGCGAGCATGTGCCCGTGCTGGTCGTGACCCATGCCGCGCCGGAGAGCGCGTTCCGGGCCGCGCTGGCCGAGATCGACACACTGGACGTGGTCGGCGCGCCGACCGTGAGGATACGGATCGAGGACTTTTAA
- the cimA gene encoding citramalate synthase: MKTNKRIAIYDTTLRDGAQGEGISFSVAGKVRVAKRLDAFGVDYIEGGFAASNVKDMAFFKEIRKEKLVHAKIAAFGSTRRANTPVAEDLGTQALIEADTPACTIFGKSWRLHVKEVLRTTDEENLAMIADTVRYLKQHGKEVIYDAEHFFDGYKDDPEYALKTLRAALDAGADLVVPCDTNGGTLPHEVFAIIQEVIRQVGPKVGIHAHNDGETGVANSLEAVRAGAVQVQGTTNGYGERTGNANLTSIIPNLVLKMGCDCLREGSLKQLREVSLFVDEIANVRPNRKAAFVGDSSFAHKAGMHVDAVRKVARSFEHIDPAVVGNERRVLVSELSGASNIFLKAVEMGMNLDKTSPEVKEILHELERQEKEGYEFEAAEGSFKLLVQKVLKAHRPFFTLEGFRVIVEKRHRSEPCLSEATVKLTVNGETEHTVAEGDGPVDALNSALRNALTRFYPQIADVVLTDYRVRILDPETATAAKTRVLIESSDGRQTWGTVGVSGNIIEASWEALVDSVEYKLFLEEKKAGKKDG; this comes from the coding sequence ATGAAGACAAACAAACGCATCGCGATCTATGACACCACGCTGCGCGACGGCGCGCAGGGCGAGGGGATTTCGTTCTCGGTGGCGGGCAAGGTCCGCGTCGCGAAGCGGCTGGACGCCTTCGGCGTGGACTACATCGAGGGCGGATTCGCGGCCTCCAACGTGAAGGACATGGCCTTCTTCAAGGAGATCAGGAAGGAGAAGCTCGTTCACGCGAAGATCGCGGCGTTCGGCAGCACGCGGCGGGCGAATACCCCCGTGGCCGAGGATCTCGGCACCCAGGCGCTGATCGAAGCGGACACGCCGGCCTGCACGATCTTCGGCAAGAGCTGGCGGCTCCATGTCAAGGAGGTCCTCCGGACCACGGACGAGGAAAACCTCGCTATGATCGCCGACACCGTGCGGTACCTGAAACAGCACGGCAAGGAAGTCATCTACGACGCCGAGCACTTTTTCGACGGGTACAAGGATGATCCCGAGTATGCGCTCAAGACCCTGCGGGCCGCGCTGGACGCCGGGGCGGACCTGGTCGTGCCCTGCGACACCAACGGCGGCACGCTGCCGCACGAGGTATTCGCGATCATCCAGGAGGTGATCCGCCAGGTCGGGCCCAAGGTCGGCATCCATGCGCACAACGACGGGGAGACCGGCGTGGCGAACAGCCTCGAGGCCGTCCGCGCGGGCGCGGTGCAGGTCCAGGGCACGACGAACGGCTACGGCGAGCGGACGGGCAATGCGAACCTGACGTCCATCATTCCGAACCTGGTCCTCAAGATGGGCTGCGACTGCCTGCGGGAAGGGAGCCTGAAACAGCTTCGCGAGGTCTCGCTGTTCGTGGACGAGATCGCCAACGTCCGGCCGAACCGCAAGGCGGCCTTCGTCGGCGACAGCTCTTTCGCCCACAAGGCCGGCATGCACGTGGACGCCGTCCGCAAGGTCGCCCGCAGTTTCGAACACATCGACCCGGCCGTCGTGGGCAACGAGCGGCGCGTGCTGGTGTCGGAGCTGTCCGGCGCGTCGAACATCTTCCTCAAGGCGGTCGAGATGGGGATGAACCTCGACAAGACCTCGCCGGAGGTGAAGGAGATTCTTCACGAGCTGGAGCGGCAGGAGAAGGAAGGCTACGAGTTCGAGGCGGCGGAGGGTTCCTTCAAGCTGCTGGTGCAGAAGGTGCTCAAGGCCCACCGCCCGTTCTTCACGCTCGAGGGCTTCCGCGTGATCGTCGAGAAGCGGCACCGCAGCGAGCCGTGCCTGTCCGAGGCGACGGTGAAGCTGACGGTCAACGGCGAGACGGAGCACACCGTCGCCGAGGGCGACGGCCCGGTGGACGCCCTGAACTCGGCGCTGCGCAACGCGCTGACGCGCTTCTACCCGCAGATCGCCGACGTGGTGCTCACCGATTACCGGGTCCGCATCCTCGACCCCGAGACGGCGACCGCGGCCAAGACCCGCGTGCTGATCGAGTCGAGCGACGGCCGCCAGACCTGGGGCACCGTGGGCGTGTCCGGCAACATCATCGAGGCCTCCTGGGAGGCGCTCGTGGACAGCGTGGAGTACAAGCTGTTCCTCGAGGAGAAGAAAGCGGGGAAGAAAGATGGCTGA
- a CDS encoding N-6 DNA methylase produces the protein MLPGVTPLGDYLAELKRNLDKGIATEHTYRPFLERLLEACGKDVDATNEPRRIACGAPDFIVTRKKTPLGYVETKDIGTNLDEMARGRGPHGEQFVRYRDGLANWMLTDYLEFRWFVGGEPRLALRVAEVDARGKLRPLPDAEPQLAALLNAFYEQPALTIGTARELAVRMAALTRILRDLINATFRHEAEELEKTRLREAAAEYGAGKPRGPWLHAWLSAFRETLIPDLTEADFADMFAQTLAYGLFAARIHTPANKEFTREMAAYRLPKTNPFLRKLFHEIAGVDMPDTIAWAVDDLVDLLRHADMHEILRDFGKGKGREDPIVHFYETFLAAYDPKLREGRGVYYTPEPVVGWIVRSLDRLLQSKFDRPGGLADEKTLILDPAAGTATFLYSVLNEVYARFAKQKGAWDGYVENHLLNRLFGFELLMAPYAIAHLKLGMRLEETGYGFGGDRRLGVFLTNTLEQAAHKSEQLYASWISEEADAASEVKSKAPIMVVLGNPPYANFGRMNRNPWILKLLEDYKKDLNEKKLNLDDDFIKFLRFAQWRIERTGHGLIGFITNNTYLDGITHRRLRRSLMEAFDELYVLNLHGSSKKKEKTPEGGKDENVFDITVGVSILLAVKKGRAEDGLAGARPSSARLPDGSVEGGAPATPEKSGAPGGRALPKVLHADLWGRREQKYEWLGGNDAESTKWTELKPTEPYWFFVPKDTKAQEEYGQGVSLKDAFVVSGSGVKTERDSLSIHFERASLVSTVSDFLDLEEGEIRRKYGLQKDSRDWKLKKAITDLRENNSANPIHPVLYRPFDVRVIWYSGRTRGFVGTPGFPCMKHMIAGNNLAFLAMRQVSVGEDYNHFSIARFMTDNRAFYSSKGILSVFPLYVYDETNELKLGTGPRPNFTPSFVSAVEGALGMKMVVAVPDAPRRGAATAEGGVFTPEDVFHYAYAVFHSPTYRARYAEFLKIDFPRLPLTADRELFFRLAGLGAELAGLHLMESPKLNDFITSFPEKGDNTVEKVSYAGGRVHINSTQYFDGVPEAVWNFHVGGYQVCEKWLKDRKGRALSYEDVRHYQKIVVALSETLRLMAEIDRAIPGWPIG, from the coding sequence ATGCTCCCGGGCGTGACGCCATTGGGGGACTATCTCGCGGAACTCAAGCGGAACCTGGACAAGGGGATCGCCACCGAGCACACCTACCGGCCGTTCCTCGAACGGCTCCTGGAAGCCTGCGGCAAGGACGTGGACGCGACCAACGAGCCGCGCCGCATCGCCTGCGGCGCCCCCGACTTCATTGTCACACGGAAGAAAACGCCCCTCGGCTACGTCGAGACCAAGGACATCGGCACGAACCTCGACGAGATGGCCCGCGGGCGCGGCCCGCACGGCGAGCAGTTTGTCCGCTACCGCGACGGGCTGGCCAACTGGATGCTGACCGACTACCTCGAGTTCCGGTGGTTCGTCGGCGGCGAGCCGCGCCTGGCCCTGCGCGTGGCGGAGGTGGACGCCAGGGGAAAACTCCGGCCGCTCCCGGACGCGGAACCCCAACTGGCCGCCCTGCTCAACGCCTTCTACGAGCAGCCCGCCCTGACCATCGGCACCGCCCGCGAACTCGCCGTCCGCATGGCCGCGCTCACGCGCATCCTGCGGGACCTCATTAACGCCACCTTCCGCCACGAGGCGGAAGAATTGGAGAAAACAAGGCTCCGCGAGGCCGCCGCCGAATACGGCGCCGGGAAGCCGCGCGGCCCGTGGCTGCACGCCTGGCTCTCCGCCTTCCGCGAGACGCTGATCCCCGACCTGACCGAGGCCGACTTCGCCGACATGTTCGCCCAGACGCTCGCCTACGGCCTCTTCGCGGCGCGCATCCACACCCCCGCGAACAAGGAATTCACCCGCGAGATGGCGGCCTACCGGCTGCCGAAAACAAATCCCTTCCTGCGCAAACTGTTCCACGAGATCGCCGGCGTGGACATGCCCGACACCATCGCGTGGGCCGTGGACGACCTCGTGGACCTGCTGCGGCACGCCGACATGCACGAGATCCTGCGGGACTTCGGAAAGGGGAAGGGCCGGGAAGACCCGATCGTCCACTTCTACGAAACCTTCCTCGCCGCCTATGACCCGAAACTGCGCGAGGGCCGCGGCGTCTACTACACCCCCGAGCCCGTCGTCGGCTGGATCGTCCGCTCGCTCGACCGGCTCCTCCAGTCGAAGTTCGATCGGCCCGGCGGCCTGGCGGACGAGAAAACCCTGATCCTCGATCCCGCCGCCGGCACGGCGACGTTCCTGTATTCCGTGCTTAACGAGGTGTACGCCCGGTTCGCGAAGCAGAAGGGCGCGTGGGACGGCTACGTGGAGAACCATCTCCTCAACCGCCTCTTCGGCTTCGAGCTGCTCATGGCCCCGTACGCCATCGCGCACCTCAAGCTCGGCATGCGGCTGGAGGAGACCGGCTACGGCTTCGGCGGCGACCGGCGGCTCGGGGTCTTCCTGACCAACACCCTCGAACAGGCCGCTCACAAGAGCGAGCAGCTCTACGCGAGCTGGATCTCCGAGGAGGCCGACGCCGCCTCGGAGGTCAAGTCCAAGGCGCCGATCATGGTTGTGCTCGGCAACCCGCCGTACGCCAACTTCGGCCGGATGAACCGCAACCCGTGGATTCTCAAGCTGCTGGAGGACTACAAGAAGGACCTGAACGAGAAGAAGCTCAACCTCGACGACGACTTCATCAAGTTCCTGCGGTTCGCCCAGTGGCGCATCGAGCGGACGGGGCACGGGCTGATCGGGTTCATCACCAACAACACGTATCTCGACGGCATCACGCACCGCCGGCTGCGCCGATCGCTGATGGAAGCCTTCGACGAGCTCTACGTCCTGAACCTCCACGGCAGCTCGAAGAAGAAGGAGAAGACGCCCGAGGGCGGCAAGGACGAGAACGTCTTCGACATCACCGTCGGCGTGTCCATTTTGCTGGCGGTGAAAAAGGGTAGGGCGGAAGACGGTCTCGCGGGAGCTCGACCCTCCAGTGCCCGTTTACCGGACGGGTCCGTGGAGGGCGGAGCTCCCGCGACGCCGGAAAAGAGCGGCGCGCCCGGCGGTCGCGCCCTACCCAAAGTCTTACACGCCGACCTGTGGGGGCGGCGCGAACAGAAATACGAATGGCTCGGCGGAAACGACGCGGAGTCCACGAAATGGACGGAACTAAAACCCACGGAGCCGTACTGGTTCTTCGTGCCGAAGGATACGAAGGCACAGGAGGAGTACGGGCAAGGTGTTTCGTTGAAAGATGCCTTTGTCGTGTCGGGTTCTGGTGTCAAAACAGAAAGGGATTCACTGTCTATCCATTTTGAAAGAGCAAGTTTAGTTTCCACTGTATCTGATTTTCTTGACCTTGAGGAGGGAGAGATTCGTCGTAAGTATGGACTCCAAAAGGACAGCCGAGACTGGAAACTTAAAAAAGCGATTACAGATCTTCGCGAGAACAATTCCGCGAATCCAATTCACCCAGTTCTTTATCGCCCGTTTGATGTTCGTGTCATTTGGTATAGCGGAAGGACCAGAGGGTTTGTTGGAACTCCTGGCTTCCCTTGCATGAAGCACATGATCGCCGGAAACAACTTGGCTTTTCTGGCTATGCGTCAAGTTTCAGTTGGCGAGGATTATAATCACTTTAGCATCGCCAGATTTATGACGGACAATAGGGCTTTTTACAGCAGCAAAGGTATATTGAGCGTTTTCCCTCTTTATGTTTACGATGAGACAAATGAATTGAAGCTTGGTACTGGTCCCCGCCCCAACTTCACCCCCTCCTTCGTCTCGGCGGTGGAGGGGGCGCTGGGGATGAAGATGGTTGTAGCCGTGCCGGACGCGCCTCGCAGAGGCGCGGCTACAGCGGAGGGGGGTGTCTTCACGCCCGAGGATGTGTTCCACTACGCCTACGCGGTTTTTCATTCGCCGACGTACCGCGCGCGGTACGCGGAGTTCCTGAAGATCGATTTCCCTCGGCTGCCGCTGACGGCGGACCGGGAGCTGTTCTTCCGGCTGGCGGGGCTGGGGGCGGAACTGGCGGGCCTGCACCTGATGGAGTCGCCGAAGCTCAACGATTTCATCACCTCCTTCCCCGAGAAGGGCGACAACACGGTGGAGAAGGTGTCTTATGCGGGAGGCCGGGTCCACATCAACTCAACCCAGTATTTCGACGGCGTGCCGGAGGCCGTCTGGAACTTCCACGTGGGCGGCTACCAGGTCTGCGAAAAGTGGCTGAAGGACCGGAAGGGCCGGGCGCTGTCCTACGAGGACGTGCGGCACTACCAGAAGATCGTGGTCGCCCTTTCCGAGACCCTGCGCCTGATGGCCGAGATCGACCGGGCGATCCCGGGCTGGCCGATCGGGTAG